The stretch of DNA ACTAGCTTATTTTTATATGTCATCTTTAACTGTTTTTCTAGAATTTAATTCTTGTAATACATCTCTTATTTCAGTTAACAATACTTCTTCCTTTGAAATCTTCTTTTCTTTTACTTCTTCTTTTTTTCTATTTAGTTTGTTGATAACCTTAATCATAATAAATATAGATAAAGCTATTATTATAAAATCAACTACATTTTGAATGAATACACCATAATTTAATACTACGGCTGGATTCCCATTCTCTTCAGGTTTTAGGATTAATGTTAAATATTCAAAATTAACTCCTCCTGTTAATAGTCCAACTGAAGGCATTATTATATCTTTAACTAGTGAAGATACTATTTTGTTGAAAGCACCACCTATAACAACACCAACAGCTAAGTCTATAATATTGCCTTTCATAGCAAAATCTTTAAACTCTTGAAAAAAACTTTTCCCTTTTGTTTTCATTTACTATTCCTCTTTCTATTATATTTTATTTATTAACTTTAAATTAAGTTAATCTTATATTTGAATAGTATTTACTAATCTAATGAATTCCATTCATCATCAAAGAATGTTAATATTGATTCCGTTTCTCTACAGTATTTAACACATCTACATTGTCCTAAATGTCTTGGACACTTATAGCATAAACACCCTTTATCATCTCCATTACAACGCTTCTTTTCATATTCTGGACAGTATTTACAGTTTACTCCATTTCCTGCTGGCATACCTTCTCCTCCTCTTAAGTTTCTATATAATAATATTACTATTAAAGCCAATAAAAATATATATGCTCAGTAACACTTTTTAATCATATCCATATATTATTTCTATAAGGAGCTTTTCACTCATTGGCAAATTAAGAAAAACTTCTAACTCCCATCTATATAGACTTTTGGGAACCCTAGGTTCCCTCTCTCTTCAAAAAACAAGAGAGATTCAATTTCTAAGTTGAATCTCTCTTTTATTATTTTATAAGAATAACTGAAATATTATTAGGAAAATAACCCCTGGTACTCCTAAAAAACCTGCAATCAATGCTGTTACAGCATTGATTCCTATAGAAAAACCAAGATATCCTCCTATAAAATTTGCTATATATAGTAAAACTATTCCTATTACTCCATTAAGTAATATCTTTAAAGGCCATTTTAGGAACTTTATTACTAAATATAATAAGGCTAACCCAATTATTGCATATAATATCATTTGATAATCCATATGTATCTCCTCCTATGTAATATTATACTATTACCTTTATTACTTTAGTCTATTTTTCTTCGTATTTCTCTTTTTTTAGCAAGTGAAATTAAATAATCATATCTCATCTTAGCCACATCTTCAGCATGTATGGCTACTTCTATTAATTTAGGATCACTTACAAAATCAAACATAGCTCTTGCTACTTCCATCTCCATTCTAGCATCTTCTATATTGTCAATTATCTCTTGATCCTCTTTACTATAATCTACCCTCTGCATTAATAAATCCGCTATTATACCTTTATTCATACAATCTCCTCCCAAATATGTCAATATGTCATATTGAAATTATTTCCACTATTTGGTTGTTATATACATCGTTTTTAAAATTTATTATGATTAAAGGTATTAAAATTAAAAACTATAGGATTAAGATAGCCTAAATCCTATAGTTCTATAAACTTTATTTAATTAAAATTATATTAAAATATCCTTCTTAGTAAATACT from Clostridium chauvoei encodes:
- a CDS encoding pro-sigmaK processing inhibitor BofA family protein, whose product is MDYQMILYAIIGLALLYLVIKFLKWPLKILLNGVIGIVLLYIANFIGGYLGFSIGINAVTALIAGFLGVPGVIFLIIFQLFL
- the mscL gene encoding large-conductance mechanosensitive channel protein MscL, with the translated sequence MKTKGKSFFQEFKDFAMKGNIIDLAVGVVIGGAFNKIVSSLVKDIIMPSVGLLTGGVNFEYLTLILKPEENGNPAVVLNYGVFIQNVVDFIIIALSIFIMIKVINKLNRKKEEVKEKKISKEEVLLTEIRDVLQELNSRKTVKDDI
- a CDS encoding YaaL family protein, producing MNKGIIADLLMQRVDYSKEDQEIIDNIEDARMEMEVARAMFDFVSDPKLIEVAIHAEDVAKMRYDYLISLAKKREIRRKID